Genomic DNA from Solanum pennellii chromosome 3, SPENNV200:
CCTACAGGCAGCTCTCTCTTCGCTTTCAGTGGCAAACCAAACTCAGTTGAAGGTTCTTCGGGCCAGTTAGGGTCCTCCATCGTGTGGGTGAGGTTACAAACTGGACCTCCTATCTTTCTCCAAAATACAACCCCGTCTTTCATGTTTCGGTTCTGCAGAAGTGTTTAGGGAACCCTAATCAACAGGTTACCCCCTTGATCTTATAAACAAGACTCCTCTTTGATGCTCACACCTGAAGACATTTTGGAGTAGCTCATTGTCACAAAGTGAGGACATCAGATCATCCAGTTCCTGGTCAAATGGCAGGGCTTGCCTCTGAATGAGGCCACCTGGGAGGACCTTCCTGCACTCACAGATCGTTTTCTGACTTGAACCTTGAGAACAAGGTCTGTCTTCATGGGGGCCGCAGTGTAACAAGCCTGCAGGAACACTTGGGTACACTGAGGCACAACAACAAGGACAAGCAATCCCCAAAATACCTGGATGAGTATGTGGTCCCAAAAGACAAGAAAGGATCACTACCCCTGCCAAATACCGTACCACATGTGGCACCAGCTGCCAAGAAATACCCAGATCAAGACCCTCCTATATAAACAGCACAGGAGCTCTAGAATAGGACATGGAAGAACTTGCATCTTTATTTTCTTAGCTAAAGTTTTAGCAATTCGGAGTCAGTCTCCCTTTTCTATTATCTCATTTCGTCTATCTTTTTCTCCGGTTTCTATGTTGAGAATTGTTACCTTGTAACTTCTCCCTTATCAgttgaatataattttgttcGTTCCACATTACCAGCTGTTTTCATTAGAAATCAGTTGAACATGTATGATCCTACATGTGTACTCAAAAAATTCTTTCCACCCAGAACACACTAGTAAAGACATTAGATCTTAAGCCAGACCCAACCCAAAagaaaacaagagaaaaaacagcatataataaaaaagacatTGCATCAGAAAACGGGAAGAGTAAAGGAAGCAAAAAAAGGAGATCAACGTGAATTGTAAACTCCTATAAAAGAATTGCGATAGAACTTTGAAAACTTACTTTCTGTCTACAGCACGTCTAGGGAATGGAACTCGAAGCTTCAAATCAGTGTCCTTGTAGCAAGCCTGAAATTAAAATCAAAGTGCAAGTATATAGTCCATGCCAAGCTTGAAAGAAAAAAGCACTTGTCATAGCTGAACAAGAGAAAATATTTCTGTTCACTTCTCAACTAGGCATTTCTTGGCATAACTGCCAATTTCCTTAAAAAAGGTTACTAGCAAGTTACATATTTTGAAGTAGACAAACTCACAGAATATCACAAGTGCATATTTCTCCACTACGTATATCtaagtgataaaataattatagaaaAAGTTACAACAGACATGAATCAACAACAATGGAGATGGAATAGCAGCCTCACCTTGACATTAAAACCAAGACTGTCTATATCCAACATGTACGCAAAGTCAACCTGAACAAAAGAAAGTCAATGCAGCTTTTTACTTTGGGAGGAGATAACACCTTGCACTCCATGTCCAGTAAAACTAAATTAACTATAACTAATTGACAGTAATGTTAAATGTCAATGGACTGCCAGAAGCAGATAAAATCATGCATCATTTCCCGGCTTCATATCCTCAAAAGCTCGGACATATCATACATGGGGCAGCTATATGTTATATTTATCAGCTGCTGGAGAAACAAGTTATCAGCACCTTGGTGGAATATTGCATCCCATGCAtttccaatccattttttttttttttttgaaaaaaatctttTGGGTGTTAGCTCTAGTCATTTGTTAATTAGGCATGAGTTTGGACATATGTATTTTGCTATAAAAGAAAATTCCCAGGTTGTCCCGTGATAAATGAGTTTGCATCTTTGCATTTCCAAGCCCTGTGAAAAATCTTATCTTCCCGTATTGGCTCTATATTTAATtaccttttccttttttggatTTCATCATAATTCCTGGTAAAACAAAATTTCCAAGATCCATGAACAAGCACCATtgcagaaaaaatataaagaagttcTGAAATGTACCGGAACTGATGTTGCGTGCTGCACAATCAGCTTGGTGTCCTCCATATGATCTTTATTCATATGTGACTGATCAAAAAGTAAAAGCAATAAGAGAACTACTCTTATTCATAAAAGAAGAAAGCATAACATACACAATGAACATCAGCATTTCTATACCGTGATTGGCCTTGAAAATTGGTATATTGGATCTACTTTAGCTGTTCGAAACTCCTCTTTGCTAAATTCTGTGAGGAGTTAAAAGAGGGATTTAGTACAAGAAAGAAGTACAAATATTGCATTGAGAGAAACTAAATAAATGACAGATCTAGCAGTTCACAATTGGTCACACTCTCAGTTTCTCGAATACTATGCTGGTGGAACCTGAAATCTAATATGATTCATCAATGGGATTGTACAATTTAGTAGCAAGAAGCCAGATGTATGCTTACCTGCTCTTATTCACCCCATAAGGTGCGAGGAGCAAAATAAGAGGCCcaaaatcaaatatcaagtGTGGGAAGGAGGAAAATGCGAAGTGTTATGTGGAGTACGGGAGAGCGACAATAATAACAAAAGGAGGCAATTCCAGTAGTCAATACTCAACACGAACCTCCAGATCCCAATATGGCAGTTGCAACGCCCAATACGTAACGTACAATTCTGGGTTCAATGCGCATGAAGTGGAAGTCACCAAAGTCAACCTTCACAAAGATTCAGTTATTACATGTGATGGAAAAAAGAAGGAATATCTATTGTGAAATGCATGATGCCACTGAATAGAAAGAGGTGAAACAAGTTACCCAAAATGCCTTAGGATGCCTAGCCAAATATGTGGCTCGAATACCTTCTTTCTCTGTTTCCGGTACCTATGATATCaatcagaaaaataaagaacaaactGACATATATTTCCCGTCAAATGAAGAGGGAGGGAGAGAGGGGGAGGGAGTTGGGAGGGATGGAGGGAGAGAGATAGAtagagatagatagatagatagatagagagagagagagaggagtgGGGGGAGGGAGATCATGGAAAGAAATTTCTCTCAAAGTGACAACTTACAGGAACAGCATCACCATGCACTGTAATTACTAAGTCAGTCCTATCTTCAGGATCTCTTGCAACAAGCAATGAGCATCTAGAAGTAGCTAGGAGATCCTGCACTAATCACCAGGTTTCATATCAAAACCTACGTTCTGAAAATGAAGAAAGGGAAGGGCTAAACGAATTCtgaaaaatacaaatacaataaGAATACTACAGAGACAACATTTTCAGGATATCAGCGCTACATTGACATAAGAAGATGAATATTGATGTCAGCACTTTTGTTCTTTTAACAAATTCAAACAATTATCTTGAATAGCCTTTGAATTGAAATCCAAACTAATACAAACCCCATAATAAGGACACAGATTTTTTTTGAAAGCagtaatctttttttttttgtttttgaaatcaGTAACTTAAATAAGGACACAGATTTGTAGAACTGAAGTTTCTATTATCCCAATTTGGTAAATACAGAAACTAAGGCACAACTTTAACCACCAGAGATGACAAAATGAACCTTGGTGTGAACAGCCAAGTTGCTAACGGCTAATATTGGAGATCCATAAGTATCACATGCAAAATCTACCATGGAAGCTGAAGGATAGCCCTCATACTTCtgcaacaataaaaaaaattgtgggaaCAAGGGCGTCTTGCAATAAAATCCACAGTTAATTGTAAAACTATGGAGCAATAAGTAAATAGCATTCAGatgaaagataaagaaaaacatTCAGATTATACTCCAAACATGTTCATGTTTCATGCCTAACACAGTTTGATAGAAAGGAGAATTTCATAATTGGGCCCAAGATAGGCACCGACACTTCTGTTAAGAATGCCCTTTGAATCACAGTTGTGGCTATCAAATTGTAACAACATGTAGGTTCCAGATACTTGTTCATCATTCATT
This window encodes:
- the LOC107015242 gene encoding uncharacterized protein LOC107015242 — encoded protein: MNTLVLAPSPLGTFYPFSRFLYSNLNNNATHNYLLSPSPSKSFSSLTSTSPLLAMASQNVSSGDEVDIFPLIQAHQEKAARLSPIEDVRTLLHYSLRGVLSTFSQKYEGYPSASMVDFACDTYGSPILAVSNLAVHTKDLLATSRCSLLVARDPEDRTDLVITVHGDAVPVPETEKEGIRATYLARHPKAFWVDFGDFHFMRIEPRIVRYVLGVATAILGSGEFSKEEFRTAKVDPIYQFSRPITSHMNKDHMEDTKLIVQHATSVPVDFAYMLDIDSLGFNVKACYKDTDLKLRVPFPRRAVDRKDVKALIVEMLQAART